The nucleotide window GGAGATCCCGGTTCAGATTGATTCTGAACAACTATGGAACTTTATAGTTAACCCTGAGAGAATGGCGTCTTGTTTCCCGGGGATAAAGACATTTACTAAGGAGGGCGATGAATATAAGGTAGTGGGGACAGCAGGCATAGGATTTATAAAGGGAGAATATAAGGCTGTAGTAAAATTTTTGGATATAGACACGCAGAAGAAGACGCTAAACCTTGTGGCTAAGGGGAATGGACTAAATAGTAACGTTGATATCTCGGCCCTGATACAAGTCCTAGATAACCCGGTCAGGCTTAAGTATTCAGCGGACGTAAAGGTAGGCGGTGTAATCGCTTCCATAGGAGCGAGGTTAATGGATTCAGCTGTAGGGAAAATAGTTAATGACTTATTTGAATGCGTGAAGACGAAGGTGAAATAATTGAAGATAAGCGGAGAGGTAGACATTAAGAATGTAGATAGAGCGGAAAAGTTTCTAAGCTCTTATGAGAACTTAATAAATTGTCTACCCGGCGTAACGGAGGTCAAAGGTAGGGAATTCTCGGCTAAAGTTAAGATAGGCTTTTTGAGCCTTGAAGCTAAGGGTGAGGTTAAGTTTTATGATTTCAAGGGTAATATGTCGACATCAATTATTGAGGTAAAAGGAGTAGGAGTTAACTCGACTATAACCAGTAAGGTTAAGATAGTAGGTAATAAATTATTATATGAAGTGGACTACGAAGCTCAAGTAAATATAAAGGGCCTGGAGAAGATAGTGGAAAAGCAAGCAAATAAAATATCAGAGGAGATAATTACGTGTACTAAACAGAGAATTAATGAGGGTTGAGTCCTTTTCACGTTATAATAAGAAAATCCGTTTTTCCTAATGCTCACGTTAAATTTCTACGATAGTTCCTCACGCCAATGTGACGATGCTTAAAAAGATGCGGAGTGCACAGTTATGAGACTAGTGTAATTTAGCTCGAAGAGGTTTAGTGACCCACCTATCCTTAAGCTGGACAGATGGACGAGGGTTAAGTCCCTACACTCGTTCGCTATGATAAAGGGTATAAAAATAATTAATGATAAAATATAAATAAATAGTGAAATCATTGGATACTTGGTTTTTCCCAGTAAAACCAAATCCTGTTATTCAAGCAACTCTGTTATAATACCTAACCCCCTAGTCCTCCCTTCCCTAAAGACAAATATTTGCCCCTTCTCTATGTATTCTGGTCTATATAAGAATTCCATAATTACTTCTGCTGAGTCCCCTGTTCTAAGGTACTGAGATGATATCTTGAGGAACCTTACTGCTTGCCTTATAGTGTATAGGTGTAAAGTCGCTACATACCCTTCCCTGATGGTGGTTGGGTGGTGAAGGACTACTATCCTGGCTTTAAATCTCTTGTAACTTTTTGGTTTCTCAGCAGTAATGACCATGCCTTTTCTGAGGTTTTCCTTTTCTACCCCTTGGACAGCAAAAGTCGCTATACAACCAGAGTTTACTGAGTCCACGAACACTCTATTTAACTGAATAGACTTTATTTTAACTATCTTAAACTCTCCCAGTTTAGTAGGTCCTATATAACAGCTGTCATTTATCTTTACGTTCCCTCGTATTACTGACCCAAGGACTACAGTACCAACACCGCTTACATTATATATCTCGTCAATGTAGACTAAGGGAGGCTGGCTGTCTTCCTTAGTCACCTTCGGCTTAGGCGGTAAAATGTTAAGGAACTTTGTGAGCAAGTCCAAGCCCTTCCCTGTCACATTCGATACTTTAAAGATAGGTACTACCCTCTTAGTCCTCATTGCTAAGACGGCGTTTAATAGGTCTTCCTCCGACTCAACCTCCATTACCAACCTATTTATACCGGGGATCTTCAACACGTTCTTTATATCATTTACTATATCTTGTACCCGTTTTTCGTCATATTTGTCTATTTTAGTAACGACTATGAACACGGGGAACTTCAGGATTGACGCTATTGCTAAGTGTTCCTTCCCCATGGCTGAAAGTCCATCGTCTGTGCCCACTACCAGCATTACGTAGTCTACTTCATAGCCTAGTAAGCCCTTTAGTGTAGTCCTTAAATACCTTTCATGGCCTCCTAAGTCTATAAGCCTCACTATCTTTGTACTCTTTAGTGTTACTTCTGCCTCATCTAAAGGGTCTCTTAAGTCCCAGTTTACTATTTTCCCGTTGTCGTTAAAGCCTAAAAGCCTTAATGTGATTGACGATGTCCTCCCAGTTAGAACTTCATGTACGTGCCTGGCTACCATGGCCCTCAGAGTCCCGTTTCCGTCGTCCAGTTTACCCAATATTAGTGCTCCCGTAAGTGTACTTTTACCTGCGTTCACGTGACCCATTACAGCTACATTGACTTGTACGGGTATTTTATCTTTGAAGAGCCTGACCAGTATTTCACCTATAAATCGCCCTTTCTTCACCTCAACTACTCTCTTGTGTACAACCTTAGCGTTGACTGCATTAGCGATCTTATCCAAAGTTTCTATACTTTTTTCGAGTTCCTCTTTAGGTAACCCTAAGACTTCTCCGTCGTCGCTTACACCTATGACGTAAAACGCTTCTCCACCGCCCTCCTCAAGCCTGTATTTCATCTGTGTAGCAAGAGTCTGTAACCTATCTTCATCCTTGCTGTTTATTAACAATTTGTACTCTATTTTTCCTATGTCGTTTTCTTTAGGATACTTCATCCCACCACTTTTTACAAATAATAATTTGTATCCGAATAGATAAACTTTAATAAGATTAGAATGGAACCCCAGTTACTCTATGAAGGGAAACATAAATGTCCCATATGTCACGCAGACGAAATGATAATTAGGGAGTATTTATACGATGCACCAAACGTAGGTAAACTTGAGCTGTCTGTGTGGGAGTGCCAGAACTGTGGGTATAGGTTAAGAGATGTAAAGCCTTTAGAGTTTCTGACCCCCATCAAGCTAGAACTAAGGGTTGAAAAAGAAGAAGATTTAGGAACGGTTGTATACAGGTCTGCATTCGCTAACAT belongs to Stygiolobus caldivivus and includes:
- a CDS encoding CoxG family protein; protein product: MKYEGEIPVQIDSEQLWNFIVNPERMASCFPGIKTFTKEGDEYKVVGTAGIGFIKGEYKAVVKFLDIDTQKKTLNLVAKGNGLNSNVDISALIQVLDNPVRLKYSADVKVGGVIASIGARLMDSAVGKIVNDLFECVKTKVK
- a CDS encoding SRPBCC domain-containing protein; the encoded protein is MKISGEVDIKNVDRAEKFLSSYENLINCLPGVTEVKGREFSAKVKIGFLSLEAKGEVKFYDFKGNMSTSIIEVKGVGVNSTITSKVKIVGNKLLYEVDYEAQVNIKGLEKIVEKQANKISEEIITCTKQRINEG
- a CDS encoding GTPBP1 family GTP-binding protein, with amino-acid sequence MKYPKENDIGKIEYKLLINSKDEDRLQTLATQMKYRLEEGGGEAFYVIGVSDDGEVLGLPKEELEKSIETLDKIANAVNAKVVHKRVVEVKKGRFIGEILVRLFKDKIPVQVNVAVMGHVNAGKSTLTGALILGKLDDGNGTLRAMVARHVHEVLTGRTSSITLRLLGFNDNGKIVNWDLRDPLDEAEVTLKSTKIVRLIDLGGHERYLRTTLKGLLGYEVDYVMLVVGTDDGLSAMGKEHLAIASILKFPVFIVVTKIDKYDEKRVQDIVNDIKNVLKIPGINRLVMEVESEEDLLNAVLAMRTKRVVPIFKVSNVTGKGLDLLTKFLNILPPKPKVTKEDSQPPLVYIDEIYNVSGVGTVVLGSVIRGNVKINDSCYIGPTKLGEFKIVKIKSIQLNRVFVDSVNSGCIATFAVQGVEKENLRKGMVITAEKPKSYKRFKARIVVLHHPTTIREGYVATLHLYTIRQAVRFLKISSQYLRTGDSAEVIMEFLYRPEYIEKGQIFVFREGRTRGLGIITELLE
- a CDS encoding ZPR1 zinc finger domain-containing protein, producing the protein MEPQLLYEGKHKCPICHADEMIIREYLYDAPNVGKLELSVWECQNCGYRLRDVKPLEFLTPIKLELRVEKEEDLGTVVYRSAFANIVIPELEIEVTAGEAYQGVLTTVEGVLEIIIDQLGENCEGEKCKKLEEAKNGRIPFTLIINDESGLSFIQSEKVRITRL